DNA from Clarias gariepinus isolate MV-2021 ecotype Netherlands chromosome 23, CGAR_prim_01v2, whole genome shotgun sequence:
acacacacacacgactgatGAACAGGTATAACGCTCTGATGGTGAATTTCCTTTGGTCTCAGTATCAGAAGAGGAGCAGATGATGAGTCCAGATGAGACGTCGTACTCGGAGCAGGCGTTTATGTCGCCGGGGTCAGCGGGCATCGGCTTCCCTTCCTTCCTCATAGGAGACAAGAGCAGAGAAGGTGAACCGCTATGACCTGTTATAACAGTGTTATAACATTAGTGCATTATTAATGCATGTGGTTGATTTAAGTCGACTGTTTGACTGTATTTGCTTTACGTACAATACGTAGCATGGACAGAGGAAAAGCTCTCAAGACATCCGCTTGACTTTAAGTGCTTTTTTGAAGATGTTGTAAAGATGAAACACTAAGGATGCACAAGAATTTAACAACTTAAATACAAACCAACAAAGATCAGGAAGGTAAAATTTAGATTATTGTGTTGAACAGCACTATGTCAGATTTCAGGAATTATTAATACTCTTTATATCAtggaaatattatttatttaagctaATATGCTACAGTGATAATAAGCTACATACCTGCCTTTTGCCTTAAGATTCCTAAATTATCCTTTTAACATAAAAGTAATGATGCAAAAGATGTAAACAACCCATAATAAGCTTAGAGTTCTTTACCTAACCAGGGTTCATGAGAGACAAATCATTATATCACAACGTTAGCCGTCATCCGTCCATCCCGGAGTAGTAAACACTTAATAATAGTTACAGTTGATTACACCGTCTTTAATTCTCTACAGGCTTTTTAAAAAGCTTCAGAATTCATTCCAGCCATGTTTCCGGTTTGACACGGTGGCCTAGTGGTTAGCATGGcggcctcacagctccagggttgagggttcgagtcctgcctggggtctgtgtgtggagtagTACTGTGGTTCCCcccctacagtccaaagacatgcagattggataattgctgtttccaaattacctgtagtgtgtgtgtgtgtgtgtgtgtgcgcttgtgtaCGCAACCTAGTGTAATCCGTGGCTCCAGGCTTCCCGCAACCCTGTAGAGGGAACGCGCTTATTTTGGTTAGTGTACCCAACCTAACAGCGCCACCTATCAGGTGTTTCATGTCACCCTGATgatcaagaaaaaaacagaacgtttctatataacttttttttttttttacttccaatGAAATAGTTAATTTTCAATAGTAAAATGTCTTACTGATCTGTGTATCGCAGTAATTTAATATCTCTGCATATCTTTTCCTGACAGCTCTCAGAACAAGCCAATTCATAAAAGAGGTAGGTATCAATTTTACCCATGACTCTGAAATCCTTATCTTATTCTTCCTTCAAGACCTGATATCTTACACTTTGTCTGATCTCATCTTGTCATACAGGCGCTGAAAGAAAAGCCCTGGTTGAACCGACTTAGCCACTTCCTGGTTGGCAGGAAACAGTACCACAAGCGCGAGGGAAACTCCGAGTGCTTCTGGAAATACTGTGtctgaaaataaacacacacacacacacacacacacgtgcacatgcATGCTTACCAGCTATCACACACGCTTCTACCACGATCTAGAAAAGACTGTGTATAAGTAGACTGATCACACGTGGCTTGTACATCTCTACCTTCGGCACCAATGTAAATAGAGTACATAGTGTGTATAACCAATTAAATAAATCTATGTTTCAAAAAACATGTCGACTCTGTTTCATCCTATATAAAGAAAGTGTCTGTGTGTCGCTCAGGAGGTGAAGTGACTCGCAGGACAACGGAACAACGTGTTTGGATCCACTGATGTCTTTAATTTAGAATGTATTCAAGGTGTCACAAAATAAGTCCCTGAAttcaagagaaaaaacaaaaacaaggttcatcatttttctttgtttcttttttttttcttttgaaaaataCATAGCATGTAATTATGTACATATATTGTGGCTAAAAACTGTACAAAATACCCTGTTTTTCTGTCCTCAtgatcgtaaaaaaaaaaaaataataatcattttgtgCTTGACACCACTTGTCCTTTGAAGCTGCTCCGCCCCTTATGATTGTACAGGTTTCACACTGAGGATGCACTATAGCACTCGAAATCATGGCAGCTCTAATTAAAAACACTGAACATGACAGACGGGAAAAGGAAAGAAGATATGATCAGGGGACGCCTTTTCAGATATGTGCAGATGCTTCTTGGTgatgttaataaataattaaaagagagAGACGAGGGTCCGGTTGAGGTTTAACACCGTTGTAAGGTATAAGGTATTTCTACAAACATTCTGCTGGATTCTTATGGATCAAAGGgaataaattacattaactAGTTAAAGTGCTGGCTTTAAATCCCACAAGGGTCACACTGTGTCTTCTGTATGCGACATGTTACTGGGGTTATACTgaaataaattttctttaacttttgtttgtttttactgccATATCAGCTTATCAGGCTATTTCATGGCAGAaagatattaaacattaaactgatttattcgAAACgatataatataatgttataatgtaagGGATTTAAAGAGTGGTGGAAAAggtcaataaaaataataataatagaaataaataaatatcacattatAACGTGGCCTTGGCCTGAAGAACAAGACTTTACATCAGGTTCTTTAGGAGCACTTAGGTGATTTAATTTTTgctaaaaaattgtaaaagtttttCTGGTTTGAGCCTCTTAACATAGTGAGCAGaaccaaaagcaaaaaaaaaaaaatggacactaATATCctacttattttatattgtatatttatccTAGAACAATTTTCGATCATATTATGATATGATCCGGAAATGTTCGAATTTGGAAATGATTCGGTAGTTATCAGCTAATTTGGTCATTAAAAAATACCCAACTAAATTATGTTTAATCATAAAAAGTGCTACATTTCAGTACGAGTGCTTGCAAGGAGGGAAGTCATTGCTTATTCCTTAATTTAAGCTTCTATTGATGTAATAACTAATTGAGAAGCATGAAATACTTTATTTGTAACGTGGCAGTGGATTCAGATGTGggttaaataatgacaaaatgTAGAGCTGATACGACGTGCAATAAAAGCCACAGTTTGCTGTATAATCGCAAAGCGTTGTGTATTATCGTATAAATAATCACGATGTGGAACTGAGACATGGGACAAAAGGACAGAAATCACAGAATCACAGCTTGAAGCATTGATATACAGTGCAAATGGATTTTAAGAGACAAGGTGCTCGTTTCGTTTAACAAGGACGACCAATGAGGAATCGTCATGAACGACAAGACACACCGGTCAACACCGACCGACGCGCGTCAGCAtcttcatacaaaaaaaaaaaaaacacacagtgaaACTCTGAAATAGAGCCGTAACCATAGAAAAATACGAATAGAAGAATTATATAAATTAGAGTTCCGCTAACAGAGCGTAAAAGATTTCACAGTCGCATAGATCCAATGTGCGGAACGGACGAAGATCAGTCTGTCGTCGTGGTTCGAGCAGGTTCTCAATTTGGTTCCTGTATTAAGCAGAATCCTGCTTCACGTCCTCCTAATGTCACGTCCTCCTAATGTCACGTCCTCCTAATGGCACTGGCGTCGACACAGACTCCGCTGCTATACTTCCTCATAACCTCATGGTAGGagtcagagtaaaaaaaaaaaaaaaaggcggagTTTTTCCCTTAAAGTGCTCAGGGGAGCGGTTTCAGGTATCAGTGGCAGGACTGATAGCCTCTGTGGGACGATCCTGAGCGCTTGAGCTGTCTGGAGCGGGCGAGCTGGCACAGTGGGTCGCTGCGTCACTTCCTCCCGTAGCAGTGTGACTGCAGTTCACACATCcctaaaaaacacaacacaggaATATATGCTTGTGGAAATAAGGCGATTAATCTGATTAACccgattccccccccccccccccccccccccacacacacacacacacacacaaactcttcatcTTTCTACAGGGCATCATTACATTTGTCATAATTGAACAAACCTGTCtcatttgtatgtgtgtatggcgATGCTTACTCGTGTGTTTATCTCCTCAGGTACGCTGTGATGGTGGATCCAGGTATGAACCTCGGCCAGCTCCTGCTTCTGCTCCTGCGTGAACCGCGGCTGCCTCGGCTGCAGGAGGAGCAGCTTCTCCCGGTCCTCCTTCAGAACCTGTGCCTGGTCCCTGTACACAGGTAGAAGCATATAGAATAAGGGCTGAAACatttgcgcacacacacacactcacacacacacacgcgctttTGAGATTCGACTGCCAGTCTAGAGAGCTTCAGAATGAGCTTCAGGCTACTTCTCGGTCAGTCTACTTCTCCATCCACAGTCTGTTCTACGTGTGTTTAATCACCGCAGCGTGCTGATCTGTGATAGAAACTGTCACCTGGATTCACCTACCTCAGGGAGAAACAGTGCAATGAGACTACTAGCTTGGAGAGAACTACCTCAGCAAGTGTGACTCTCTCCCCTGTGGACAGAGATGACCCAGACAGTAATGTTCCTCTTACATTCTCACAGAAGCGACGAGGTGCGCCAGCTTAGGGAGACACACCCTACAGGCCTGTCTGGGCTCGGGTACCTGGGACGAATCTGATAGGTCATCATGACCGGCTCTGGTGTGTGCCGGATCATGGTCCACAGCGAGTTCTCCACACATTTGGTGAAGTTGGATGGTTCTGGTGCATCCTGGCTCTTCCTGGCCGTATGGGACCGGCCTGATGAGTCGTTGCTGGCGAAGTACTTGCTGCTGTTACTGCTTCCTGTTGGTGTGggacagttaaaaaaaagtacaacaatCAGGTGCTATAGCTTGGACGTTCCATTGTTTGCTGCTTAAACTACACACATCGCTACATCGCCTCTTTCTAACTCTTTTACTGACTTTAAAATGgctgacaaaaacaaaagctaTACCTTGTGATTTCTACGGCTCTATATTTTCACTATAATTCTGTGATTTCACTGTGTACCTGTATGGCTGGTAGAGGTACCGTTAGAGCCCAGGCCTGAACCTGAACCCAGAGAACCCCCGGATTCTCCTGATCCGCTACCCGAGGCGTTGGAGCCGGTTCCGGAGCGAGCGTCCTCATGCAGCAGCAGGTCCAGCAGCACGCTGGAGGTGGACTGAGCGTCCTCCTGATCACCCGAGCCCCTGGGAGCGTCCTCCTTCAAAGCAGAGCGTTACAATCAGTCAAAGTCTTGATCATAAAACACAATCACAGTGCAATCACAGTTAGTTATGAGTCTTCCttctacaaaaagaaaaaaagacgatAAATAATACAGTCAATATTAATATCAACCATAACATCTGGGACGAGTTTATTCTGAGAGTCTAACCTCCTTAGTGTGCTGCTCGTGCAGACTTTCAGCTCGGCCTGTGTTGCTCTGTGGGGCGTCGGGTTTGGGGAGCTCCTCCTGTAGCAGGTTGAGCTGTAGTGGACTGCTAGACCTGGAACTGGAAAACAGTGCTGTGGGCTGAGCACCGTCCATGTCCTCCTCCGGCCACGGGGATGAAATCGGAGATGACGGCACCTCTCCTGAAGCTGTGGGCACTGAGCTGGGGCCAGGCTGAGCAGGTGGATTGTCCATCAGGGACATGTAGGAAAGATGGGGGAATGGAGGAGGCAGTAATCCAGGTGGAGCTGCACTCGGTACACCTGGCATGCCTGGTACGGCCTGGGGATAGAGCGTGTAGTTGGCAGGGTAGGGCATGATGACGGCCACGACGGGAGACATGAAAGGATTCATGACCTGCATGACTGGCTGTGCCTGGTCAGGCTGCACCACGGTAGGCTGCATGGCACCAGCCTGAGGTGGGACGGGGTAGTACGGGGGCTGAATGGGCATAACCACAGGCGAGAAAAAATTTGGGTTGGGTTTGGGTTGGGAAGATTCAGATGCGGAGTTATTAGGAGCAGATGAGGTTATCGGCAGGAACTGTCCAGGCCGTGAGCCGTCACTGTCGGATGAGGCCTGAGGCTTGGCACGCTTGTGTCTGGGTTTGCCTGAGTGGGATCTGTTCCAGTCTCTCGTGCTCGGGGGTCTCATGACGTAATCCCctacaagagaagaagaaatagCAGTTATTGGGGTTATGGGGTTAGTGAGATCTCTTAAAAACAGGACGTTTTAGTCACCATATGATATCGAATACACAACCTGATGAACAATAAAAAGAATCTACTCAAAATTGATTTAAAGTCATTTCCGAGCTTTCGCACACCTCTGTGGTTGGAGTGCGCCATGCTGCTGTTGTCCTGCTGGAGGTAGGAGCTATACGGGCTCTCCAGGATGCGATGCCTGAAGCGGTCCACATACTCCTGCTCCTCTTTCTGCGTGTGTGCCGAGAGCACCTCCTTGGTCAGTCCCACAACTTGTAACTCTTCAGGAGCCATTGTGGTGGAGCTGGGGACCGGACGTGATGGCCCGGGAGCTGGGTCGGCCGGTTCGCTTCCCATCGGGGCATCCTCCAGAGCGGTCACTTCTGTAAGACAGAGACTGTGAAAACAGTGAACACatctgtgtttatgtgttttatgtttatgatttataaccACTAACCAGATTCAGGCTGAGGAACGTGCACGATGGTGCTGCTGTAGCTGCATTGGCTGGTCATCGACACTACACTCATTGCCTTAGTGGACAGAGTGATGTCAGTCAGTGGAGCCCCAACCACGGCTGCTGTCACTGTAGATTCGGCTAACACCTGACTCTCCAGACCAACACTTGCTTTCATGGTTGCCTCTATAAAGAAGAGGTTTTATTAACAATACAGggacattattaaaaaaacaacaacaacaacaacaaaaaaacacacagacacagttcCTTTAAGACTGTACCATTAGCGTTAGTCCTGTCCGCCAGTGGAACTGCTGGGGTCTTGTCTTCCTCGGATGTGGTAGAAGAGGAGGATGTGGCGATGGATAAGGATTCACTTTTCCGTTTTAGAGCAGGGGCACTGCAGCTCTCCAAATATCTGCAGGAAGTAAAGAAGACCATGTTGGGTTAAAAGAAAATCCTTGAAGGAAAGTTTAAAAGAGATCAGAAAGTTGATATTTATGAAATATATGAAGGAGGACATTTAGATGCATCATGCCAATTATGAAATAATGTAACTAATAAAATGTATGAGTTAATTCTTAATTATTCCATTTCCCATCCTTAGTATTTTTAAagatcaaagcaaattttctaATTAGTTTCTATACATTTATagctaaaataaaagtaaaaaaattacttaataaCATTATGTTATTATGTTAAGCATAACCTCCTCTGTAAATTTTTCTGTCATACTGCTTCACGTTTTgaaagctctgacactggagactcattccagtgtaaaaaaagtgtaaagtaAACATGCTGTCCTATTCAATCTCCTGTTATAGAAAGTTAATCAGCACAGAGAGTGTGTTACCTAATGATGCTGTCCACACAGTTAATCTGTTGGTAGGATGGAACGTGAGACTTCCTGTGCGCATTCTCGAGGGAGCTTCTGAGACGCTGAACCTCCATACGCTGACCACAGCTGGGGATCGGAGCTGGAGTTTTTAAAGCAGAAAGGAGAAGGGGTTTAGAGTCTATACACATGTCACTACTTATAGCGTATTAcctgaaaataaatgtataaagttaTCTATTCTTAATCTTGAACATACGTGTACCTCGCTTTTTACCTGTGCTGACTTTCCACGCTGATGGGACTTTACCCCGGGAGTCCAGGTACGCCCGCTGGCCTCCCGTCTTCAGTTTAttaacattagcacatatctgctGTAGAGTCAcctatttaacaaaaataagaaacaaaagaaaacagtccacagagttttgttttttcccttcttACCATCACAACCTCTGGCTTGCATTTTTTAATGCGAATGTGAAGCTCGGCTCACCGGCTCTGCGTGCGATTCTTCCCACGGGTTCCCATTGCTGTCGCTGGATGAAGCCATGCTAATGTAGTGCTCATGGGAACCATTACTACCCAGGCTGCTGTATCCGCTTGAGCCATTGGTGTGGACTGGCTGAAAGGAGAAAACAAAACTGACTTAATGcattgtgttacagtatgtgagcATAAATGTGTGCATTGTGCATGTATGTCCGGGGTTCGTATGTCACTATAGGAAACACGTTCATAACTTCGATGGTGTCCCTTTATTTtgtaaggtgtgtgtgcgtgagagtgcacctgtgtgtgtgtgtgtgtctcacctgtAGGAAGAGCTTGTAGATCatggcctgcagttctttaacaTCTTCATGCATAACAGGAAGTTCTGCTTTATTCTGTGCAGCAAATACATCCTCATTCAGAGGCCCCCTGcatccacatacacacaaattattaatacatgtatatatatatatatatatatatatatatatatatatatatatatatatatatatatatatatatatttttttttttggtttgtttatcaGTTTATTCTAACTTACAGTACGTGAacgtttcagtgtgtgtggttGCTTACGTGCGGACTTTGTGCCTGCCGATGATGAAAGCCACCTTGCGACTCCAGGGGTTGACGAAGCTGGACCAGCTGGTGTCCAGCGTAACGTAGTCTCCGTTTTGACAGCGGAAGCGGATCGGGGAATGTTCGAACGGTGGCTGACCTGCGTATTTCAGAACTACGACAAAAGCCGAAACatcaaaaatcacttttttcgGATGATGGTTTTCTAATGCTGTCACAAGTGGTCACGCTTTCACTCACACCACATAGTAACTGAGCTCCGCCCCTATGGATAGGACAAGAACAAAACAATTCCCCCCTAGTCCTGCTTTACAGAAATCTGATTAATTAGTGCAGCAAAGTGATTTTACGGTTACCTGGGCAACAGATCCTGCCCACTTATTTTTTCTGGGCTGCAGATTCTTCTGCCTATTTTTCACGCATCTCCAACAGTGAACTTGTCAAGGTAAGACTAGAATTTGTGAACTCTTAAGCATTTGGTTGGTGTTACCGTAATGCATATTGTTATATCGCCTCCTGCTGGGCTCACAGTGCCCTGAAAATCCCATAAGGCTTGTTTCTCTTGTGTGAACAGATTATTGTTTGCGTGCGGCCTCTGCATGGAAACCGTGGGAATAAGCTGCGTTTTTACTTCAAATGTAGAACGTGAAGATCTTTATAGCTTTATATGAAGTTTTATGTGCTGgataaaggtttttgtgttttattaataagtGAGGAAGACCTACGGTTGAAGAAGTACAGtgtttgtgtacagtacatgtggacAAGTGTTATACAATTAAAGGCAAATTTTTGGGTACACGAAACATGATCGGTAAACTTATGATGTCGGGAAAGAGCAAATTATCataaattaattgtaaaatgaatgccaatatattaatattaggtGGCCAGGTGGGTGTGTTTTTGCGCTGTGTGTTAGTAAGAGTTGAAAGTGTGCGTACTTTTTCGATGCATGGCCAGCATGAGGGTGCGGTCCTCAGGGTGGAGGCAGGTCAGCACCGAAGTGCCTACCAGGTCCTGAGGGAGGTAGCCAAGTAAAGGCACAGcactggaaacacacacacacacacacacacacacacatagagcacTGATCACAACGATCTTCTTCCTTGATGTTAAACTTATTTTCAGTGTCACACCTGTCTCAGGGCCTACAGGAAACACTCACCGGTCATCGACTTCTAAGAACACACACCCTGGAGAGTGTGTTGTAGTGAAGATGCGCTTATCCGTGGGGATCCGGGGAGCTGTGAAGCAACAGGgactcattaaaaaaacaaaaaaaacaaaaacaaaaacaaaacatgactcGGTTTAGTCCTTGCTTTCATAAAGGTGACAGGTCAGAAGAGCCTCACCCTCGTATCCTGAGATGATGCGTTCAGCCAGAGCCAAGCAGCATGGGTGTTCCCCCTCCCCGCCCAAGCCCTGAACCTTCAGCAGGTACGGCGTGAGACGGAACGGGTTGTAGCGCATCTCGCCATCGCGGTCCTTCCCTCCTCTTCACGAGCAtgcacgtgcgcacacacacacacacacacaatttcaacACAAAATGCCAATTTAACATTAGATGTCAGAAGCatttcagtaaaaaataaaaatacggCTTATGTTTAGTTCTAAAAAGgattataatacaattatataaGTATAAAGCTATGCTTAAACATACAAATTTGCTTTTAACTTAAAATTGCTATTTTCCTTTGCCAATTTTGTAattatgtaatgtaaatgcTACGACTAAGCTGTAAATATTTGCCCCACAAGGTAGCCAATTAATAGATAAACAAATCTGTAGAAATGAGAACTTTGAGACGTAATATTATCAAGTCCAGATCAACACCAATATCATATTATTCTTAGTGTAACTGGCTACAAGAAGTAAGTTACACATTGGTCATTCCGTCatgttgtattttattatcCTCTGTGTTTCGTGCTCTTATGCACTGCATATTCTTTTGACCCTTAAGTTGTATTTCCTTTTGAAAGGACCACACTAGATGAGTCCAGGCAACGTGAATCTGAATAATTAATCatgtttctaaaataaaagttCCCTGCATCCCAGTCATAAGAGTAAGAGGATGT
Protein-coding regions in this window:
- the uts2b gene encoding prepro-urotensin II-beta, with the translated sequence MLGKAVLACALLLMVLEPLLTLPITQLADMSYTGPVSEEEQMMSPDETSYSEQAFMSPGSAGIGFPSFLIGDKSREALRTSQFIKEALKEKPWLNRLSHFLVGRKQYHKREGNSECFWKYCV
- the per3 gene encoding period circadian protein homolog 3, which translates into the protein MQSGDSYQDGEENGPLDPSCMERGVPVEQVSGKSESGSGSSSGMASGSRSGSGEDEEVDGQCVAEESTREPSGGAQGQEDVEMNSDSVAGMTCRQIGTFADRSFGSTTGSGSTKSLKSVTGSSSCSLHSTGFSQSRHYADGGERAEQGHHDHREMMHTVQEMKKRLPLEKRCRSKPSTVEALNYALKCVKQVQANSEYYKLLMCSGVEERKDVATRCSLEQLESITSEHTLKNTDSFVVVFSLATGRVVYASEQASSILNCKRKFLDSAKFVELLFHQDVNVFYSHTAQPHLPPWNLGADSAAVLFECAQVKSFFCRIRGGKDRDGEMRYNPFRLTPYLLKVQGLGGEGEHPCCLALAERIISGYEAPRIPTDKRIFTTTHSPGCVFLEVDDRAVPLLGYLPQDLVGTSVLTCLHPEDRTLMLAMHRKILKYAGQPPFEHSPIRFRCQNGDYVTLDTSWSSFVNPWSRKVAFIIGRHKVRTGPLNEDVFAAQNKAELPVMHEDVKELQAMIYKLFLQPVHTNGSSGYSSLGSNGSHEHYISMASSSDSNGNPWEESHAEPVTLQQICANVNKLKTGGQRAYLDSRGKVPSAWKVSTGKKRETPAPIPSCGQRMEVQRLRSSLENAHRKSHVPSYQQINCVDSIIRYLESCSAPALKRKSESLSIATSSSSTTSEEDKTPAVPLADRTNANEATMKASVGLESQVLAESTVTAAVVGAPLTDITLSTKAMSVVSMTSQCSYSSTIVHVPQPESEVTALEDAPMGSEPADPAPGPSRPVPSSTTMAPEELQVVGLTKEVLSAHTQKEEQEYVDRFRHRILESPYSSYLQQDNSSMAHSNHRGDYVMRPPSTRDWNRSHSGKPRHKRAKPQASSDSDGSRPGQFLPITSSAPNNSASESSQPKPNPNFFSPVVMPIQPPYYPVPPQAGAMQPTVVQPDQAQPVMQVMNPFMSPVVAVIMPYPANYTLYPQAVPGMPGVPSAAPPGLLPPPFPHLSYMSLMDNPPAQPGPSSVPTASGEVPSSPISSPWPEEDMDGAQPTALFSSSRSSSPLQLNLLQEELPKPDAPQSNTGRAESLHEQHTKEEDAPRGSGDQEDAQSTSSVLLDLLLHEDARSGTGSNASGSGSGESGGSLGSGSGLGSNGTSTSHTGSSNSSKYFASNDSSGRSHTARKSQDAPEPSNFTKCVENSLWTMIRHTPEPVMMTYQIRPRDQAQVLKEDREKLLLLQPRQPRFTQEQKQELAEVHTWIHHHSVPEEINTRGCVNCSHTATGGSDAATHCASSPAPDSSSAQDRPTEAISPATDT